The following coding sequences are from one Streptococcus sp. NPS 308 window:
- the trpB gene encoding tryptophan synthase subunit beta — MAYQEPNKDGFYGKFGGRFVPETLMTAVLELEKAYRESQADPSFQEELNQLLRQYVGRETPLYYAKNLTQHIGGAKIYLKREDLNHTGAHKINNALGQVLLAKRMGKKKIIAETGAGQHGVATATAAALFNMECTIYMGEEDVKRQALNVFRMELLGAKVEAVTDGSRVLKDAVNAALRSWVANIDDTHYILGSALGPHPFPEIVRDFQSVIGREAKQQYRDLIGQDLPDALVACVGGGSNAIGLFQPFVEDESVAMYGAEAAGLGVDTEHHAATLTKGRPGVLHGSLMDVLQDANGQILEAFSISAGLDYPGIGPEHSHYHDIKRASYVPVTDEEALEGFQLLSRVEGIIPALESSHAIAFAVKLAKELGPDKSMIVCLSGRGDKDVVQVKDRLEAEAAKKGEGHA; from the coding sequence ATGGCATATCAAGAACCAAATAAAGATGGATTTTACGGAAAATTCGGCGGACGTTTCGTCCCAGAAACACTGATGACAGCAGTTTTGGAGTTGGAGAAGGCCTACCGTGAAAGTCAGGCGGACCCAAGTTTCCAAGAGGAATTAAACCAGCTCTTACGCCAGTATGTAGGACGTGAAACACCTCTTTACTACGCAAAAAACTTGACCCAGCATATTGGTGGAGCCAAGATTTATCTCAAACGGGAAGACCTCAACCATACAGGTGCACACAAGATTAACAATGCCTTGGGACAAGTTCTTCTCGCTAAACGCATGGGCAAAAAGAAAATTATCGCTGAAACAGGTGCTGGTCAGCACGGTGTGGCAACTGCAACAGCTGCAGCCCTCTTTAACATGGAATGTACTATCTACATGGGTGAGGAAGATGTTAAACGCCAAGCCCTTAATGTCTTCCGTATGGAGCTTTTGGGAGCCAAGGTCGAGGCCGTGACAGATGGTTCGCGCGTGCTCAAGGATGCAGTTAATGCAGCCCTTCGTTCATGGGTGGCAAATATCGATGATACCCACTATATCCTTGGTTCTGCCTTGGGACCTCATCCTTTCCCAGAAATCGTTCGTGACTTCCAAAGTGTCATCGGGCGAGAGGCTAAACAACAGTACCGTGACTTGATAGGTCAAGATTTGCCAGATGCACTAGTAGCCTGTGTTGGTGGTGGTTCTAATGCTATCGGACTCTTCCAACCCTTTGTAGAAGATGAGTCAGTAGCCATGTATGGGGCTGAAGCAGCTGGACTTGGTGTAGATACAGAGCATCACGCAGCGACCTTGACCAAGGGACGTCCAGGTGTTCTCCATGGTTCTCTTATGGATGTGCTCCAAGATGCCAATGGTCAAATTCTTGAAGCCTTCTCTATATCAGCAGGTTTGGACTATCCTGGTATCGGTCCAGAACACTCTCACTATCATGATATCAAACGTGCCAGCTATGTTCCTGTGACTGACGAGGAAGCCTTGGAAGGATTCCAACTCTTGTCTCGTGTGGAAGGGATTATCCCAGCCTTGGAATCGAGTCATGCTATCGCTTTTGCAGTGAAATTGGCCAAAGAACTTGGACCAGACAAATCCATGATTGTCTGTCTATCAGGTCGTGGGGACAAGGATGTAGTTCAAGTCAAAGACCGCTTGGAAGCTGAAGCAGCAAAGAAGGGAGAAGGTCATGCCTAA